CAATTAGGAGATTCTCTAGAAGAAACATGGGGTTCTGTTCGGTGGCAATATGCTATGGGATGGTGGTCCCGCTTATGAGGTCAAAAATCAATACATTCGAAGAAGAAATGATGGAATATCAATCTcatcgaagaagaagaatgttTCCACCAAAAgcgaattttttatttttataatttaatgacTCTAAATGAACTGTCATTAATTATTGACACAAAAAActatcataataataataaaaaatctgaacttttctattttcccttaaaaagtgtatcttcttcattttcctACATTTAATGACTCTTTTTTCGATCATTAatttgtgataaaaaaaaaaaaaaatgccatgAAGTTCAATAAATATGGAAAAGTCCATTTTTTCCCCCCTAAAAAACATATGAAATGGCTATTTATGACTGTATTTTCACTTTCCCCTCCAAATTTGCTAATGTGCATGTGTTATGGTATGTATATTTTGTTGTAATGTTTGAAAATCAAGCCTAATTCCTcctaattttttataatgatttgcatcttgtTTAAGTACAACaagaattgaattcttagccaaattccaaaaacaaaaacaaattttaaaaatttacattttttatttttcaaaatttggtttggtttttaaaaaacattagtaaagaatagataacaaaagaataaaattagaGTTAAAATAAGTGTtcgtagacttaatttttaaaaaactaaaaaccatatgattaccaaatgagacCTAAATGGTTAATTGTCGaacaagttatcactaatatacATGAATTAATATGACCCAAAAGAAGGTCATGGAGGGCTGGCCTttgattaatcaatttaattggAAGGAGAATAAGTTCCCTTACCAAAAAGCTTCAAACAAGTCTAAATGTTTCATAATCAACCCAATTTGGCTTGTTTCTAAGCTTGCAACCAATTCTATGAATGCAAAAAGACTTTTCATTCATAAATTCAGCTTTATACAGCCTTTCTTCAAAGTGTAAAGAAATTGGCTTATATATGCCAAGAAAGAACTTTAGTTCACTAAACTACATAAGACAAGGTTATGTGTCTTTGAAGTTTCGAATATAGCAAATCACCTAcgtttaattaatatatagcCATTACGTTTATGAAGAGGCTACTACgttttttaaatctatctacTAACTTCACTCCTATTTATCTATCATTTACCTCTCGTTCTTCTTTGAGTTTTGAATTCTTTGACAATCAATAGTTAATGgtcttttatatataaaagtgaTAATTATGTATCATTCATAGACCATAAATAATCTATGAATCATAGATCTGAAAATCTTCTCTattgatgatatatatatatatatatcattaataacatattaatGGTTATCGAGTGttgttcaaataataaatatgaaaataatttttgataatcgatagatatctatcaatgataaatgtaAAACGATCTACTAACAATTGACAAAATATGTACATCTATATTTGTCACAGAGAGACTAAAATATTAAAAGGGTCTATAAATGAGCGTTTGAGACaagaagttggttattatagttccAAGTTATTAtaattgggttataatagtttgtatttggggtgtaaattattttaattttggttatAATAATATATGCTTGAGGTATaagttattttagtttgagaagaaacTAGTAAAtattatagcaaaaaaaaaattcagttATTTAATCGGTCTTTTGACTAGGTCTAAAAAATAAAGAACTAAAAAATTTTTGCAGTGTGGCATTTAGAAAATGGTAGGatctattaaataaattaatactaaaaaattTCTAAAGAGAATGAAGAGTCAAAAGACCGAGGAGGGAACATTATTAAGAACTATTTTGTTGATCATGGTAGCATATGGTCAACAAGTCATCCTTAAGAAACACACATGCCACACATTAAACTAAAACGTCAAAAGAAAGCATACTTCAATTGTCATATTAGGTATATTAGCGATTGAGAGATCTATGGTTCGAAATCCCTctattatttagaaaaaatttaaaaaacactttcataAATGTAAGGGTattcaaaaaatccgatgatCCCAAAAAATGATCAAcccaatataaaaaaataaaaattttatgagttttgTTAGTTTATGGATTCACTTGAAATAATtccaaattattattaattcaaAGTTGTGTTTTTTTACTTATgagaaaattatatatacatatatttattttagttttatttagtttcagttttttttttataatttattctccaacaattagcctaaaaataattttttagtatattggaaagaaaattttcataatataaattagaattgagttgttaattttaattcaatagatgaagataattaaataaaatttctacatattgacattttatttctttttagaacaaaaaccTTAGATAAAGGACCCAAGTAACCTGAACCTACTCTACCAAAATGTTTCATAGTTGGGTTCGGTTGGGTTAGGTCTAACCCGAACAATTTAGTTCTCATCATGAAAAATCTAAATTGAAACAACTCAAAATGTAAAGActacattttaaaacttaaaaactaaataaaaactaaaatcaaaacctagggaccaaaaatataatatttgaaaaaactaTTAAACTAAAGGTTCAAATTCTATTTTggttcctaaactttcaaaaatgtttgtttcagtctctcaacttttaaaaagtgtttattttggttCCTACGGTTAACATTTTGTTAACTCTATAAGGATGAAATCTGTTTAGGATGAAATTGCATTAAGCATGGGTTGAGTAAGATGAAGGTGACGTAAAATGTAACACCAATGCACCAAAATAGTGTATGACCAAAATATTGAacgtaaaatatcttttgagaTCTCCTATAGAAAATCGCTTTATCACCTAATTGAAAATTGACACCTTGGATTTTTTTAGTATGACTAACTTATTTAATAGAAGAGTTATCCAAAAATAAGTCATCTTACCATTCTCGAGTTAATAGAATCTTGATAGTAAGgactagggttggcaaaaatctCGCGGGATCAATCCCCGCCCCGAATTCCCGATTTGATCGTGGATGGGGTCAAGCCAGGAATTCTAACCGGGTCCCCGATCGAGGACGGGGCGGGGACGGGAGGATATCCCCGCCCATCTCCATCCCCgactttttaatatatattaattacaaatatatatataaattttaaaaaaattaaaggattGATCATCGCAGGAACCGTTTCCCCGATAGGTGAGTACTTTATGAGAGGTGAGGGCTTAAAATAgacgttttttaaaatttatagacaAAAATAGAACCAGAGTACTCATCCATGTAGGCTGTAGCTGGTGAACGGCGGTTCACTCGATTTCGTAGTGTGGATACGGagcaatagaagaagaagacgacgaAGAAGGGTTCTTTGCAGCATGAGCCTTTACATGCCCTTATTTAAGTACAGCACCACATTGAGAACGCTCACACAACTCCATGCCCACCTCGTCGTCACCGCCCTTCACAATGACCCACTTCCTTCTACAAAGCTCATTGAATCATATTCCCAAATGGGCGACCTTCAATCTTCAACATCCGTCTTCCGCACCTTCCACTCTCCCGATTCCTTCATGTGGGGTGTGCTTCTTAAATCCCATGTCTGGAGCGGCTTCTATCAGGAAGCCATTTCTCTGTATCACCAAATGTTGTCCCAACAAATTTACTTCAATTCCTACACATTCCCCTCCGTTTTGAGAGCTTGTTCTGGGTTTGGCGATCTGGGTGTTGGCCAAAAGGTTCATGCAAGGATTCTTAAATCTGGGTTTGATATGGATCCTGTTGTGGACACCGCGTTGCTGAGTATGTACGGCGAGTTGGGTTACTTAGATAGTGCTCGGAAGGTGTTTGATGAAATGCCCCTGAGAGATGTGGTCTCCTGGAGTTCCATTATTTCGAGTAATGTTGAGAATGGAGAGATAAATGAAGGTTTGGATACTTTTCGTTGTATGGTTTCTGAAGGTGTGGCACCGGATTCTGTTTTAGTACTCACGGTGGCTGAGGCTTGTGGTGAATTGGGGGTTTTGAGGCTGGCGAAGTCTGTTCACGGCTATATCTTGAGAAGGGGAATTGAAAATGGTAGGTTTTTGGACAGTTCGTTGATTTTTATGTATGCTAAATGTGGTAGCTTACGTAGTGCGGTTATCATCTTTGAGAATGTTACTCACCATAGCACTTCTACTTGGACTGCAATGATCTCCAGCTATAACCAAGGTGGTTATTTCAGGGAAGCGTTAGCTTTGTTTGTTTCAATGCAAAAGACTGAAGTTGAACCAAATTCTGTTACTATGATGGTTATTCTACGTTCTTGTATTAATTTGGGTCTTCTGAGAGAAGGGAAATCTGTTCATTGTGTTGTCATAAAGAACGACTTAGACACTAAGCTTGATTGTCTAGGACCAACTTTACTCGAACTATATGCCGGGACTGTGAAACATGATCTCTGTGAAAAGATACTTGATGAAATTGGAGGGAAAGAGATTGCAGTTTGGAAGACACTCATTTCAGTTTATGCTCAGAAGGGGTTTTTGAAGGAGACAATCGATCTCTTTGTGAGGATGCAGAAACAAGGGTTTATGCCTGACTCATTCACCTTGGCAAGTTCACTTTCTGCTTCTGGAAATGAAGGCAACTTTCAGCTGGGATTGCAAATACACGGTCATGTTATCAAGAGAACTTTCATGGATGAATATGTTCTGAATTCGCTAATCGACATGTATTCAAAATGTGGCTTTGTAGATTTGGCATACATGATATTTGATCAGATGGAACCAAAAGGTGTGGTGACATGGAATTCTATGATCTGTGGATTATCTCAGAATGGTTACTCTGCTAAAGCAATCAGTTTATTTGATCTGATGTATTTGACCTGTCTTGAGATTGGGAAAGTTGCCTTCGTTAGTGTGATTCAAGCCTGCTCCCATTTGGGTTATCTAGTGAAAGGGAAATGGATCCACCACAAGCTTATTACCTTTGGTATTAGAAAAGATCTTTATATTGAAACAGCTTTAGTTGACATGTATGCAAAGTGTGGAGACCTCCAGACAGCACGGCGAGTTTTCGACAATATGTCCGAGAGGAGTCTAGTGTCATGGACTTCCCTTCTTTCCAGCTATGGGGTGCATGGCCAGATTAGTGAGGTTATCTTCCTCTTTTCAAAAATGCTTGAATCAGGAATAAAACCTAATGATGTTACTGTCATGAATGTTCTTTCAGCATGTAGTCATGCTGGTTGTGTACAAGAAGGGATGCTCTTCTTCAGCTCCATGAGGGATTTCGGAATTGAGCCCAAAAGAGAACACTTTGCTTGCATAGTCGATCTTCTTAGTCGTGCAGGTGACCTCGATGGAGCATATGAAATAATCAAATCAATGCCATTTCTAGCAGGTGCAAGCATGTGGGGTGCTCTGCTAAATGGCTGCCGAATCCACCAAAGAGTGGACATAGCTAAGAACATCCAGAGAGAACTACGGAAGATTCAGACAGATGATGCTGGATATTATACATTGTTATCGAATATATACGCCGAAGGGGGAGAATGGAATGAGTTCGGGAAAGTTAGGTCACTGATGAAGGGTACAGGCCTGAAAAAGGTTCCTGCATATAGTGTTAGTTGAGTTTGGTAAGAAAGCTTACAGATTTGGAGCTGGAGATGCCTCTCTCTCTCAAATAAAAGACACATACTGGACTTTGGATAATGTTCAGAGATTTTCTAAGGAAGAGGTTAATAATGTACAACCACACCGTTCATTGTATGATACAAGTTCTTATTCGAAATACAACGATTCGACatcttattatataattgtttaaatccaattttaattcttgaattttgaattttgttctaTGTTGGTCCCTAAACTCTTAcaaatgttcattttagttcttaaactttGAAAACATGTTTATTTTAGTCCCTACCATTAAATTATGTTAACTCTTCAACAGAAATGTGAGAAAACTTGTATTTTTTAATGACTAAGCTCTAGATATATTGAGCAAGATGAAAGTAAAGTAAAATGCCAACAACCAACACATCAAAACACTGAAACgaccaaaattttaaactaaaaatgtCTTTTGAATCCTCTCGTTTTGCCATTGAAACTCTAGATTTTTTAACATAACTAACTTATTTGATCGCTTAGTCATCCAAAAAAATACAAGTTAGCTCGTCATTTTGttaaaaagttaataaaatcttaatacAGCGGGGACCAAAATAAAcatcttttaaaagttcaaaaactaagcaaacactttttaaagtttaggaacgaaaataaaacaatattcaaaattcaaggactaaaacagattttttaaaagtttaggaaatAAAATagaacattattcaaaattcaGGATTTAAACCTTATATAATTTAGCATTTTCACATTGTACATTTTGCTATGAAAGATCAGTTGATTAAAATAGGAAGGAAATGAAAAGGGTATGGAATGAAATAAGAACAATTTGAAACGGTAGAAAACTTCTCTAATCATCAAACCGATCCTGAGAGTTTTGTTGAACAGGTTAAAGCATGAGTTACCACACTGTGATTCCTGTTGACTTGAGAAAAACCGACCACTCCACGCCTTAAAAAGTGATGTAATAAGTTATAATGGAAACTCTTAAATCAATCTCAAAAGAGTAGCAAACCTTGAGAGTCAACGGAATAATGGCATTCCAGGTCTTACAAATGagaagtttgatttcaattgcAATGCAGGAGAAGAAAGCAAGCTGCTGAGCATCCAAGTCGACCTTCAACTTATTTCAAATTGTTCTTTCGTATAGAAATGGTAGATGAGTTTATCATATTTCTACTGATTATCTGAGGTATTCAGTCCGGAAGACCATCAACATCTTCGCCCAAAGaacaaaataattatgagaCAGAAATTCGCCCTTTTTGCAGTTTGCAGCAACTCGAGCATATTTCGTACTAGATAGGAGATTGAGAGGTGGAATGAATTGAAGTGCTGCTTCTCAGTATCCTGTTACCTGTCTTTAAAGATCAAGACTgagcttctatctcttttcatcaaaACCCGACAAATATGCTAGAACCTTGATTGTGTAAACATGTCAAAGAATTGACTGTATATCTTGAATATGATATAAAACAATCAACCAGCCCTTGATTCATAAGTatagagaaaagagatgaataATAATGTTTGAAATCTCAAAAAACCAAAGCAACAATTTCTGTACTTTcacattccaaaactatatatctaatatttttctaaaactaaaGTAAAAAGAAACCCAGTAAGGTGTGGAAGAATATAACACCAGTAGATCCATCAGTGTAATCTAAGCGAGAGATATACATTGGTTAAGCTATCCACTTTTAATCTTTATGCTATATCTGTTGGAGAAATAACGTACCGCCATTGTCTTATGATATGGTATAGAGTTGGCAAATAGATAAACATGTGCAGCCAAGGATTTAAGCTGAAAAATGTACAATGGGAAATTTGACAGTCCATTCAAGAAATTGATGACTCTCAAAACCATCTCTAAACTAAAGCAATAGCTGCAAGATTACCGGCCGGGACTCTTTGTCGGCGGGGCCGTCTAGTTGTCTTCCCCCACCCTGTCAAGCTCCTTTTGTCAAGTCCCATCTCAGTGTTACTAGGCTGAGGCAGCAGTGGAAGATTCTCAGTTGGCTGTGGGGAGGGGCTGATCACTGATCGCCGCCGTCCCTTGCCAGAGGCAACGTTTCTCGACGAGTTCCTCTTGGCCAAGCCTGAAGTCCACACATGACCCATTGCCCTCATAAGCCCTCCAAATGTATTAAGATCTTCTGTAACTTCTTGTCTTGATAGAGAAGCAAGGCCAGGAAGAATGTCCCTTTGGAAGTCCCTCCGTTGCCTGCCTCTCCTAGCCTGGCCTCTTCGAGGACGATTTTGCAGCAAATTAATTGCTTTTTCTTCCATTGTTGTATGTCCTGGAACCAAGGACTTCGGCATATATTCTTCTGCTTTGGTTTCTATCAGTCCCAATGTCATGGACTCAAAGGTGTCCATCCCTTCTAATGAAGACTCCAATTCATTACTTGGTTTGGCTCTCAATGCTGCTAGAGACTCACTTTCATAACCATCTGAGCATAAGAAAGCCATCTCCACCAACAAATTAAGCAGATTGTCCGTACAATCTTGTGCTGCACTGCAAGTTGCATCCTCCAAGGAGATGTGACAAATAGACGAGGAAATGGAAACCATTGCCTCCGCTGCTAACTCCATGAGTTCATCTTCTTGGTTTATGTCTTTGCAGTGTGGTTTTGAAGATAATTCATGCATCGTTTCTATAATTTCTTCAGCAGGAACAATATCTTCGGTCACAGAAGTTGCAGGGGCTTCCAAATCTATCTCTCCCCACATTCTGACGGTCGATTTAGGAGTCGGTCTAAAAGATTCTTCATCATCACTTAGACTCAAGTTCAAATCGATGAGTCCAAAACTGCAAGCTTTTGCTTCATTCAGTTTCTCTGAGTGGAGATTGTCTGATTCAGAAACCAAAGGATCACAAGGCAAATTGATATCAAGTACTCGACATTCCCTGCTTTCTTTAGTTTCACACGGGACCAAGGGTCGAACAAGAGAAGACATTTCTTTCTTGGGATCCTGTAATTCTTCACAAGTTGATATTTTAAGAAGTTTTTGACTCTTAGAAGAACTGTCTGATTCAAACTCTTTGTTGAAAATGTCATTACGAGTTGAATGAGAATTTTTATCAGGCAAAGAACTTATTGAAGATCTAACATAAATAAATTCCTCGGCACTTGAGAATCTCTCTGAATTGGTAGTTTCAGTGTTTCCACCAGTTGTACTTCTGAGCCAAGGTAACAATTTACAATTTTCCCCAACCGCCGGTTCTGCTTGACcagttgaattatttgaaaacACCATGTTaaaatttctctcttttggACCTTTCATGTCAATATGATTTGAATCCTTGAGGAGTTTCAATGACATGGAAGGACTTAAGTCTTTGGGAGCTTGACTGTTACCCTTACCCTGTATCTGATAGATGTGAGTGCCAGAAGAGGGGTGGCCTACTTCTTCCTTGTACTCAGATGAAGATCCAAGAAAAGCCCTGTTAAAGTAAGACAACTCGCTATTGGAACCTTTATTGAGTTGGGAATCATTACTAAGAAGCCACCTTTCTCCAGAACTCTCCATACCATGAAACGGGGAATGAAAATTCTTGTTCATGGTAGCTACTGAATTCATACATTGCTGAGCTTGTGCGGTTGTTAACTTCTGAAAGTTAGTACTTGCACTTTCCCAAGATGAATTGGAGTTAGACCAGGACTTGCTAAGATCAGGAGCAGCTGGATGTAGGGTGGATGTATGAGAAGGGACGAAGGAGCATAGTGGTTCGCCCTTAATCTCAGGACTTCTTTTCGTAAACTGCAAACCAAAGACCTGCCCCTCCCTCGACTGTTCTGCCCTACCTTTATCTGTCGAACGAGAAGGTGGAGCTTCATGAATTTCATTGAAGAAACTTTCCATAGGCTCAGAAGAAACAGGCCATACTTTAGTTTGAAGTCCATGAGAAAATGAATTCTTGGAGTTGTAACTATGCCCTGGTGATAAGATAGAACAATGTTAGCATACATTTtataaaatgttaaataaatcAAATGTGAACAAGAAACATACAAGAAAAGCCACCTGATTCAAGAAAATGGGGTAAAATTCCTCCTCTACTGGTGTTTTTATCGAAATTGAGATTGTTTCCTGTCATATTATCACTTCCATTATCAGTATTGAGAGAATCTTTCCTCTGCAAATTTATAGGACAGGACTTTGGCCCTGAAGATGGATAGGGACATTGAGTCTCCCCATGACAAGAAGCAGAACTTAGAGGATCAACATAAGTTGAAGCATTGGTTTCTACAAGTTGAATGGGCTCATTTAAGTCAGTTAAACAACTTGTGTTTTTTTCTAAACATGCGCCCAATTTACGAGCATTTTGCAGGCAACCAGTTTGCTCGATATCATCAGCATATAACTTGACATCTCTCTCAAGGTCAATCTTTTGGTCGGTGATGTGATTGTGACTTAATGTGTCAGCCACATTTCCATCATGAAATTGTTCCCCATCTTCGCTATCAATGTATTCATCAGCAGGAAGCTGAAGGTCCAACATTTTTCTCCTGAACTTTGTCGGTCTGGACTCAAGAACCTGCAAGTCCTTCACAGTACTTTCACTTTGTGGTGGAAAGAAATAAGGCATCTGGCTATTGCCTTTTATAGAATTCAAAGAAGAATGACCTTCTTCAACACCTGAAATAGAAAACCTGGCAGTAGACGAATTTGCCTTAGGAAAACATGGCAGATTACGTCTCGAAGCATCTTCAGAAGTAACTTGAGATGTCAAGGCGCTCGACGAGAGTAATGAATCTACATGTAAACGGTTTCTGCTGAGTTCTGTGGATTTGATTTTATCCATTAGATCTCTTTGTCTTCTGTACAGTCGGTGAAGTTCGAACACCTGCAGTTTCGACAGAAGAAATAGTATCCGGGTTAGAGCTAGACCGCCGATAAAAGATTTCATGAAAACTAAACTTGGGCATATTATAAATACAAATGAAAGATTTCTAGGAAGAGTTGAAGAACCAAATTGCAATGTTGAagatagaaaaagaaatgtaCCTGATTTTTAAAAATGGCCTCATGTTCAAGCATTTTTTGCTTCACCACATCCTTATCATCACCTAGATATCCATTTGCACTAGCCCTTGGCAAGACAACCTTGTGATattgagcatttgtgaaggatctTTCACCATAATATAGGTGCCAGCTATGACTGTTAGAATCATTGTTAAGTTCCCTCATTGGGTAAAATCCTGGCAAGGAACTTTTGCATTGCACTTTAGTCCCCATTCCTGAAAATCATAGAAATTTGACATATTAGATTTAAAAGCATTGAACATCCATTTCTTCTTCTAGATACATACTAGGGAATCCCATCGAAGATCAGTCAATAGTCTAATACAAAGTCAATTAGGCACAGAACTACAATGGAACTGATCACTGATGTTACGTAAACTTAGGCTTATGAAACGCCATTTCACCCCCAAATCAACAATCATTGGCCTTCAAAGAAACACTCAAAAGTGATTTATTAGAAACAGATTTCGATCATAATTCGCACCATGAGCTCAAGAAAGTAACAATATCGGCACTGTCAGCTCAAAAAATGGAAATTCAAATGAAAGGGAACCTGTCATGAACATTAGACGATGAACTCCTAAGAACCCCCCTTGAACTGATCAAAAGTTAAAAAGGAAAGGACAATTCGATTCACCAGAAAATGGAGAAAAGCAAACCAATCAGCTTAAGCTACCGATGGGATGGATGTTTGAAAATGGGAGCTGAAGAACAGGAATTCTGAGAGTCCCACAAAGTCCCCACAAGGAGAGTTTTGTGTTTTCACAAGACTACTCTCAGTAAGAGACAAACATACAAGTCTACAAAAGTCAATTCAACAAAACAAACAAGATATTAACCAAAAAATACCAATCAAAATTTCCATACTCAACATCACAACCCAAGAATTCAGTGCAAAAGCAAATGCATGATGAAACCCTCAAGCTAATTATGAAACGCCACAAGCACTCAACAGTTATCAGAGCTAAAGCACAGAATCAGAACCAAGCAAGCAATCAAACGATCAAACCAAAAGAACCCATCAACCGAAAACCACcagataaaagaagaaaaacaaattacCTCAATCGAACATCGCACAATCAAAACACTGGATTCAACAACTAACGAGAAACCCCAGAAAAGGGAAAGTTCAGAATCCCATCAACCCCCCAGCCATCAAAGAGAAAGGGGAATgataaaaaacaacaacaaggacaagaagaagaagatgg
This genomic window from Benincasa hispida cultivar B227 chromosome 4, ASM972705v1, whole genome shotgun sequence contains:
- the LOC120076785 gene encoding uncharacterized protein LOC120076785 isoform X2; the protein is MGTKVQCKSSLPGFYPMRELNNDSNSHSWHLYYGERSFTNAQYHKVVLPRASANGYLGDDKDVVKQKMLEHEAIFKNQVFELHRLYRRQRDLMDKIKSTELSRNRLHVDSLLSSSALTSQVTSEDASRRNLPCFPKANSSTARFSISGVEEGHSSLNSIKGNSQMPYFFPPQSESTVKDLQVLESRPTKFRRKMLDLQLPADEYIDSEDGEQFHDGNVADTLSHNHITDQKIDLERDVKLYADDIEQTGCLQNARKLGACLEKNTSCLTDLNEPIQLVETNASTYVDPLSSASCHGETQCPYPSSGPKSCPINLQRKDSLNTDNGSDNMTGNNLNFDKNTSRGGILPHFLESGHSYNSKNSFSHGLQTKVWPVSSEPMESFFNEIHEAPPSRSTDKGRAEQSREGQVFGLQFTKRSPEIKGEPLCSFVPSHTSTLHPAAPDLSKSWSNSNSSWESASTNFQKLTTAQAQQCMNSVATMNKNFHSPFHGMESSGERWLLSNDSQLNKGSNSELSYFNRAFLGSSSEYKEEVGHPSSGTHIYQIQGKGNSQAPKDLSPSMSLKLLKDSNHIDMKGPKERNFNMVFSNNSTGQAEPAVGENCKLLPWLRSTTGGNTETTNSERFSSAEEFIYVRSSISSLPDKNSHSTRNDIFNKEFESDSSSKSQKLLKISTCEELQDPKKEMSSLVRPLVPCETKESRECRVLDINLPCDPLVSESDNLHSEKLNEAKACSFGLIDLNLSLSDDEESFRPTPKSTVRMWGEIDLEAPATSVTEDIVPAEEIIETMHELSSKPHCKDINQEDELMELAAEAMVSISSSICHISLEDATCSAAQDCTDNLLNLLVEMAFLCSDGYESESLAALRAKPSNELESSLEGMDTFESMTLGLIETKAEEYMPKSLVPGHTTMEEKAINLLQNRPRRGQARRGRQRRDFQRDILPGLASLSRQEVTEDLNTFGGLMRAMGHVWTSGLAKRNSSRNVASGKGRRRSVISPSPQPTENLPLLPQPSNTEMGLDKRSLTGWGKTTRRPRRQRVPAGNLAAIALV